The following proteins are encoded in a genomic region of Cercospora beticola chromosome 8, complete sequence:
- a CDS encoding uncharacterized protein (antiSMASH:Cluster_5~SMCOG1083:oxidoreductase), producing the protein MRLDRVLSGKSEKHIIHSNADERENPLVTRRSSYGRADASTIALANSRIDTMDELLTDYQLRKYYGRRDLISSAADSGYNSSNATDNGEEVENNASKIAAAATVQSASSQRPKPWVMNAFAMAAPGHLAPGLWRHPDQEPQTLEHWVELAKKLDAAKFHGIFFADVLGIYDVYQSSNGPALKAAAQVPHPDVSLLVSAMAYATKNLSFGITASTSYEHPYQLARRYATLDHATNGRVGWNIVTSYLESAAKSYGLDQMTQHDNRYDVASEYMEVVYKLLEGSWEDDAVEANKKTGVYANPDKVHPINHAGEHFRCRGPSLVHPSPQRTPFLLQAGASKAGKNFAATHAEAMFLPGMIPEKTRAIVDSVKELLIEKGRSADSIKFIAGIFIVVDETDAKAEAKFQDLLRYADLEGTAALFGGWSGTDLSQFSDDEDFSFKGPPGIQSMISAWTATVPGLENVKWTKKHVLQHLAISGAHPRAIGSAKTVADIMEHWIEQAGVDGFNISYATTPHTFDDIIKYLWPELKKRGVLQESYAGSSMRENYLQDGKGARVREGHPALKYRNLKS; encoded by the exons ATGCGCTTGGACCGCGTCTTGAGTGGGAAATCCGAAAAGCACATCATTCACTCAAACGCTGATGAACGAGAGAACCCGCTGGTGACGAGACGTAGTAGCTACGGACGAGCTGATGCAAGCACTATCGCACTGGCTAACAGCAGAATTGACACAATGGACGAGCTGTTGACGGATTATCAGCTGCGCAAATACTATGGACGTCGAGACTTGATCTCTTCTGCCGCTGATTCTGGATATAATTCAAGCAATGCGACAGacaatggcgaagaagtcgagaaCAATGCGTCGAAGATCGCAGCGGCGGCTACTGTGCAGAGTGCATCCAGCCAAAGACCGAAACCCTGGGTCATGAATGCTTTCGCGATGGCTGCGCCGGGTCATCTGGCTCCTG GCTTATGGAGACATCCTGATCAAGAACCACAGACTCTGGAACACTGGGTCGAACTCGCGAAGAAGCTCGATGCGGCCAAGTTCCATGGGATATTCTTTGCTGATGTCTTGGGGATTTACGATGTTTATCAGAGCAGTAATGGCCCGGCGTTGAAAGCTGCTGCGCAAGTGCCGCATCCGGATGTTTCTTTACTTGTGTCAGCAATGGCATATGCGACGAAGAATTTGTCGTTTGGGATTACGGCGAGCACGAGTTATGAGCATCCTTATCAGTTGGCGAGACGGTATGCTACGCTGGATCATGCTACGAACGGTCGTGTGGGATGGAATATC GTCACAAGCTACCTGGAAAGTGCTGCGAAGTCATATGGCTTGGATCAAATGACTCAGCATGACAATCGATACGACGTGGCTTCAGAATACATGGAAGTCGTTTACAAGCTTCTCGAAGGCAGCTGGGAAGACGATGCAGTGGAAGCCAACAAGAAGACTGGAGTCTACGCGAATCCGGACAAAGTACATCCGATCAACCATGCTGGCGAGCACTTCAGGTGTCGGGGACCTAGTCTCGTACATCCATCACCACAGCGGACGCCATTTCTCCTTCAAGCTGGAGCCAGTAAAGCCGGCAAGAACTTCGCGGCCACTCACGCTGAAGCCATGTTCCTTCCCGGCATGATTCCCGAAAAGACCAGAGCCATCGTCGATTCCGTCAAAGAACTTCTCATCGAGAAAGGACGATCTGCGGACAGCATTAAATTCATCGCTGgaatcttcatcgtcgtagACGAGACCGACGCAAAAGCAGAAGCGAAATTCCAAGACTTGCTACGATATGCCGATCTAGAAGGCACAGCTGCCCTCTTCGGTGGCTGGTCAGGCACAGATCTCTCTCAATTctcagacgacgaagacttctccttcaaagGCCCTCCCGGCATTCAATCCATGATCAGCGCTTGGACTGCCACCGTACCCGGTCTCGAAAATGTCAAGTGGACGAAAAAGCATGTCCTTCAACATCTAGCTATATCCGGCGCTCACCCTCGAGCAATTGGAAGCGCGAAGACTGTTGCTGATATCATGGAGCACTGGATCGAGCAAGCAGGTGTCGATGGTTTCAATATCAGCTACGCCACTACGCCTCATACATTCGATGATATTATCAAGTATCTATGGCCAGAGCTGAAAAAGCGAGGAGTCTTACAAGAATCTTACGCTGGATCTTCAATGCGAGAGAATTATCTGCAAGATGGGAAGGGAGCACGAGTACGTGAAGGGCATCCGGCTTTGAAGTATAGGAATTTGAAATCATAG
- a CDS encoding uncharacterized protein (antiSMASH:Cluster_5) yields MADDKKATYSHATSEAPSENSQPETKRPVKWYRSTLYNAIILGICNFCAPGIWGAMNSLGGGGQQDPWLVNAANALTFCLMVVTCALSGVFVKYLGIRWTLILGAAGYCPYAAGLYCNNRFGSEWFVLFGAATCGLGAGLFWMAEAAIALSYPEPYNQGKLLGIWLSFRVGGQILGGAVNLGLNADRNEAGSVSYSVFQVFIALQAVAPFAGLLLTAPSKVERTDGQTVSCSISRDESSWKEFVSTAKLFAGKRFLLIVPLISQAVFAEAVFFTYQGLWFSVRSRALGSFLSGIVAIIAGNLLGLYLDNEKLLIRLRARGSFAVIMTLQGAWWIWGTILVTDYHRTQPTFDWVDAGFGRGFAWFLFMVMGFQLNYMYLYFVIGQLAKSDAEIIRYSGLLRGTESAAQAVSYGLISVGTMGQFGCVYLNFALWAISIVPAWFVIKEIGVNIGRKRDDKPESSQP; encoded by the coding sequence ATGGCAGACGACAAGAAAGCGACTTATTCGCACGCGACAAGTGAAGCGCCATCGGAGAATAGCCAGCCAGAGACAAAGCGACCTGTAAAGTGGTACCGGTCGACACTTTACAATGCAATCATTCTGGGTATTTGCAACTTCTGCGCCCCGGGAATCTGGGGCGCGATGAACTCGCTAGGAGGAGGTGGACAGCAAGATCCATGGCTTGTTAATGCCGCCAACGCGCTCACTTTTTGCCTCATGGTGGTAACTTGTGCGCTGAGCGGTGTCTTCGTCAAGTACCTTGGCATTCGATGGACCTTGATTCTAGGCGCGGCCGGATACTGTCCCTATGCAGCAGGACTCTATTGCAACAACAGATTCGGGAGCGAATGGTTCGTGCTCTTCGGTGCCGCTACCTGTGGCCTGGGTGCTGGTCTCTTCTGGATGGCTGAGGCTGCGATCGCTCTATCCTATCCGGAACCTTACAACCAGGGCAAGCTCTTGGGCATCTGGCTGAGCTTCCGAGTTGGAGGACAAATCCTCGGCGGTGCCGTCAACCTTGGACTGAACGCCGATCGCAACGAGGCGGGCTCTGTCTCATACTCTGTCTTCCAGGTCTTCATTGCATTGCAAGCCGTTGCACCATTCGCTGGTCTCCTTTTGACCGCGCCATCGAAAGTCGAGCGTACGGATGGGCAGACAGTTTCGTGCTCGATCTCCAGGGACGAGAGTTCGTGGAAGGAATTCGTCTCCACGGCCAAGTTGTTCGCCGGCAAGAGGTTCCTTTTGATAGTGCCTCTCATCTCTCAGGCGGTCTTTGCTGAAGCAGTCTTCTTCACCTACCAAGGCCTTTGGTTCTCTGTGCGATCTCGTGCGCTAGGTTCCTTCTTGAGCGGTATTGTTGCAATCATTGCTGGCAACCTTCTCGGTCTTTACCTGGACAACGAGAAACTGCTGATCAGACTACGGGCTCGCGGATCATTCGCAGTTATCATGACTCTGCAGGGCGCGTGGTGGATTTGGGGCACAATCCTCGTGACTGACTATCATCGAACACAGCCGACATTCGATTGGGTCGATGCCGGATTTGGGCGAGGATTTGCGTGGTTCCTATTCATGGTCATGGGATTTCAGCTGAACTACATGTACCTGTACTTCGTGATCGGACAGCTCGCCAAGAGCGATGCTGAGATCATTCGCTACTCCGGTCTGCTGCGAGGAACAGAAAGTGCAGCACAAGCAGTCTCCTACGGGCTGATCTCTGTGGGCACCATGGGCCAGTTCGGATGTGTATATCTGAACTTTGCACTCTGGGCAATCTCTATCGTGCCTGCGTGGTTCGTGATCAAAGAGATCGGCGTGAATATTGGTCGAAAGCGGGATGACAAACCAGAGAGCAGCCAGCCGTAG
- a CDS encoding uncharacterized protein (antiSMASH:Cluster_5) encodes MRLKLMILKASGKIAAMNTAFQFPLLDLPNELIANVIEHVDSRKTLRKLSRTCKRVQQLTEPVLYRYALIRDGDRTRDLLRSVEHQPARAKAIHELDIPCDCRSATWFEGLARLLETTINLKRLMLEMPQVNNGEFEDEEPYEQMTSALLRPFQAAISDADSKPLQKLQHLMLHLNGAESPYWTLDQNTLCILQLPLLNSLTLSCVNIGDHLAEHIQAASFVSLKHMTLEESNITHQGLRVLLSLPRGLETLHLGENCHNCHHFEDIIDPAANNLFNNDPAATLEAISQQSHSLKTLVYVTPELFNGWRRKMPKRSAVDAGFAGFHLLENVTLHGRCPNFERAVLSSRAPPNLKVLTYQIDQMFWPPYMDSSADAPLATIPFIRAPSSSVPPSLTTLRIIGHIQELTTAMKGQIEAAARGMMKMGINFELHFETWSSYFPPYLYGEPLPTTTCVYDGGWNEAATDPHLGLWSQLED; translated from the exons ATGCGACTCAAGTTGATGATACTCAAGGCCTCGGGGAAGATCGCCGCCATGAATACCGCATTTCAGTTCCCACTTCTCGACCTGCCCAACGAGCTGATTGCGAACGTGATTGAGCACGTCGACAGCCGCAAGACACTGCGGAAACTCAGCAGAACGTGCAAGAGAGTGCAGCAGCTCACCGAGCCCGTGCTGTACCGCTACGCGCTGATCCGAGATGGCGACCGCACGCGCGACCTGTTGCGCTCCGTCGAACATCAGCCCGCACGGGCCAAGGCCATACACGAACTCGACATCCCCTGCGACTGTCGGTCGGCGACGTGGTTTGAAGGCTTGGCCAGACTTCTAGAGACTACGATCAATCTAAAGCGCTTGATGCTTGAAATGCCGCAGGTCAACAATGGCGAgttcgaagatgaggagccaTACGAGCAGATGACATCTGCCTTACTGCGCCCATTTCAAGCAGCAATATCGGATGCCGACTCGAAGCCACTCCAGAAGCTGCAACACC TGATGTTGCATCTCAACGGGGCCGAATCACCTTACTGGACACTCGATCAGAACACTCTTTGCATTTTACAGCTACCTTTACTCAACAGTCTGACGCTTTCGTGTGTCAACATTGGAGACCACCTCGCGGAGCACATTCAGGCCGCATCCTTCGTTTCTCTAAAACATATGACATTAGAAGAATCGAACATCACGCATCAAGGCCTACGAGTACTTTTGTCGCTGCCAAGAGGGCTCGAAACACTACATCTGG GAGAGAATTGTCACAACTGCCATCACTTCGAAGACATCATCGATCCCGCTGCGAACAACCTTTTCAACAATGACCCTGCAGCAACTCTCGAAGCCATCAGTCAGCAGAGCCATAGTCTGAAAACGCTCGTCTACGTGACACCTGAGCTCTTCAACGGCTGGCGACGAAAGATGCCCAAACGCTCCGCCGTTGATGCTGGCTTTGCCGGTTTCCATCTCTTGGAGAATGTCACACTGCACGGCAGATGCCCCAACTTCGAGCGAGCTGTGTTGTCTTCTCGTGCACCACCAAACCTCAAGGTCTTGACATATCAAATTGATCAAATGTTTTGGCCACCCTATATGGACAGCTCAGCCGATGCGCCACTTGCCACGATCCCATTTATTCGAGCCCCATCGAGTTCCGTGCCGCCATCACTCACAACATTGCGCATCATTGGACACATTCAGGAGTTGACGACCGCAATGAAAGGTCAAATCGAGGCTGCTGCGCGAGGCATGATGAAGATGGGCATCAACTTCGAGCTACATTTCGAGACCTGGTCCTCTTACTTTCCTCCATATCTTTATGGTGAGCCTTTGCCAACGACGACCTGCGTGTACGATGGCGGGTGGAACGAGGCTGCGACAGATCCGCACTTAGGGCTGTGGTCTCAGTTGGAAGACTAA
- a CDS encoding uncharacterized protein (SMCOG1052:Terpene synthase/cyclase metal-binding domain protein~antiSMASH:Cluster_5), whose protein sequence is MAPSSEYITIKLPELFVGFLADEPVLHPRLEEICRESDEAVFPYDDLFDNGYLRADLDNAKAKMVALFAGTNDSIAHRAQHDVCDLVEFHNDIWRRLQATAPSGVQKRFLKTLRDFCNAVLDQVGNCSTDRIPTIEEILATRRQSAGVAPLFPLFEFANLLHLPDTFFEASATIEMQNAAMDAALLQNDMLSYQKEESEGVPHNVVAVSRMRGMSAQAAFDYVGQMLEERLELMASCIDRLPEYDDARITREISCYVEGVKNTIKANLYWSFTSKRYFGEGQELVKKTRQLKVMRHPPFMSPQMMSEEASGMRRA, encoded by the exons ATGGCGCCTTCCTCCGAATACATCACGATCAAGCTTCCCGAGTTATTCGTCGGCTTCCTCGCCGACGAGCCTGTCCTACATCCTCGGTTGGAGGAAATATGCCGAGAGAGCGATGAGGCC GTGTTCCCATACGACGACCTGTTCGACAATGGCTACCTGAGAGCTGATCTCGACAATGCGAAGGCCAAGATGGTCGCACTTTTCGCAGGCACAAATGACAGTATTGCCCACAGAGCACAGCACGACGTGTGCGATCTCGTCGAGTTTCACAATGACATCTGGAGACGACTACAGGCTACCGCACCTTCTGGCGTACAGAAGCGTTTCTTGAAGACTCTGCGAGACTTCTGCAACGCCGTGCTAGACCAAGTCGGCAACTGTAGCACAGATCGAATTCCGACCATCGAGGAAATCTTAGCCACCAGAAGACAATCTGCAGGAGTCGCGCCGCTCTTTCCATTGTTCGAATTCGCCAACTTACTTCATCTTCCGGACACTTTCTTTGAGGCCTCAGCAACCATCGAGATGCAGAACGCGGCCATGGACGCCGCACTTCT ACAAAACGACATGCTCTCATACCAAAAAGAAGAG TCTGAAGGCGTACCGCACAACGTCGTCGCGGTGAGTCGCATGCGAGGCATGTCGGCACAGGCAGCGTTCGACTACGTTGGCCAAATGCTCGAGGAGCGTCTGGAACTCATGGCGAGCTGCATCGATCGATTGCCGGAGTACGACGACGCCAGAATCACCAGAGAAATCAGTTGCTACGTTGAAGGGGTCAAGAACACGATCAAAGCCAATCTCTACTGGAGCTTTACCAGTAAGCGATACTTCGGCGAGGGCCAAGAGTTGGTGAAGAAGACACGACAGCTGAAAGTCATGCGCCACCCACCCTTCATGAGTCCGCAGATGATGTCGGAGGAGGCATCTGGTATGCGACGAGCATAA
- a CDS encoding uncharacterized protein (antiSMASH:Cluster_5) — protein MASFLLIWLAALQLLFSSSVHALGKTDTITWGGGNSRTGYETNHNMDPAIVGSADFGRIWTASLPGNFNGLGREQIFASPLVYTIGSTQYVFIATTQNNIYKLNAKTGEIVARRNLHVPFLTAELDGCVDINPTIGVTGTGVIDPDTGLWYFTAKTYADQFQDGNFSPTNRPGRRNGRYYFHAINTADLSEATGFPTLIDGTIFRNNERRMFLGGDTHQRPGLLQVGDYIYTGWASHCVQYNFTGAVIGFHRTTGKVVEAFATQGGPEPITVEGGGVWMSGGGLAYDGAGSMYFSTGNGYAGQLPENGRPVQGRNPPSALEEAVVNLRVGDDGSLKPVDFFMPWEKVQLDGADKDLGTTPFQLLPQDTFSCPNDRRIGMVTGKSGKSYWLNLDNLGGYQMGPDRLDDAIQVTQNENSVFAGAGVLPLGGGYVYVTITGYQTKVFKFSCNSAGRGVFTHVSATPENNAGILGTGHGTVTTLDGREGSGLLWTTDREGQNLRIYEAMPPAEGGDLKLIKAFNFPDVTKFAKMSFGDGIAYIPTTNGVLHAYGSPVTLPLNCSSPYDFPRTPIGNTSTALKVSCKANIKTSLSQLSISGNPNFRIDGLPTTPLSLNTGDTFSFNAFFAPKTVGLLSSDVLANTSNAVAGFSTSTPITLRGNATSATPLLAISPGTVSFTSMVGSGPSSNSAFFRNNGDSLLTFKNVSYSIKSESGPWISPNVTRDGKAQVGPFTFSNVPTTIAANGQVVVGITYNATQAGNHAVYIKAFSDGGDKILDVFGTAGSAPVAVVEFQSPTNSTWMPYTPGQNFSFGEVLQGTTRNLVLRITNNGSDTASPLGLTISKPPFGVPGIVGAANNIDLAEGTNIPAGQSRNATLFCAVPESQVNVPNFKGSAKWTFNTNTDGGKFELHFDCTAVSQQLGPKLANGTSQFGYVGCFRDLNPNRQLATMPYGGAQNTNGQCMELCAAGDWKFAGTSYREECWCGNALPLTKDGNDDCNFRCSGAGNQTCGGDGVFHDKSMLSLFADKQKFDGNTTTTPLTIPQRSGEYTYAGCYRETTGKTFDQKMTNSKTLTVDSCRKFCEGSTLFGVQWSEECFCGSTIAASASLTSDTDCNMSCKGDNSQYCGAGSRMQVYRLGGTLSSTSTMSTTSTTPTCTPTTIPNTPAPTGIKCPDSNGTTVASFGQNFVIECGIDHTGGDLASTQVNSFAECVDACSRNAKCVDVSLSGVACYLKSALGPPVQNAGVLGARLLPPVQDCPGSRTTTTTSRSSSSTSSRTATSTTSSSIGKSSSSTGTLSSTTGTLSSSTSGTLSSSTATPSSTTLRSTTSSTTTSSLPTATAVACPENNSTMYISNGRAFLVECGIDYMGGDMGSVGANNLTACIDACAASPGCINIALSGAACYMKNKINQPVYNGVAGARFISTQSSTTTSTTSTTSTPRSSSSSTTTSLSSFQTTASMTTTARLVTTTSRPATSSLTTSRSTSSSTTTTRPSSTSASSGTTTTRLVTTTARSTTSSLTSRRSTSSSMPPAAPTTIEDYKYMGCYTEVGGRALKQGTTTNANMTNELCQKTCQGYQYFATEYANECFCGRNLHTDSRPATDNRCNMKCAGDSSQICGGPDGLTLYSLPNLDSSAPSSPIVVPSSNGYIAQGCFSEKSQGRALSEMFLTSNMTIPVCAAEAKKQNSTWFGLEYADECFHGKTFDSTPLNQTKCDMTCPGNSTTWCGGAAALQMYRLPLECPTDNSTMWNSYNGTAKFEIQCGMDRAGGSAGRWEARTFEDCLNACAMESTCKSVAYRGNDCYWKNTLGTIGSDAGVRGATVVERRERLSKV, from the exons ATGGCCTCGTTTCTGCTCATATGGCTGGCAGCCTTAcagcttctcttctcttcgtcAGTACACGCTTTGGGAAAGACCGATACAATTACTTGGGGAGGTGGTAATTCGAGGACGGGCTATGAGACGAATCACAACATG GACCCGGCCATAGTCGGCAGTGCCGACTTTGGTCGCATCTGGACTGCGAGTCTGCCGGGCAACTTCAATGGATTAGGACGAGAACAGATCTTCGCTTCTCCTCTGGTATACACGATTGGTTCCACGCAATATGTCTTCATCGCCACGACCCAGAACAACATCTACAAGTTGAACGCGAAGACCGGAGAAATCGTTGCTCGACGCAATCTCCATGTGCCCTTCCTGACCGCAGAGCTAGATGGCTGCGTAGACATTAATCCCACTATCGGAGTTACTGGCACTGGTGTCATTGATCCCGATACCGGCTTGTGGTATTTCACTGCCAAAACATATGCAGATCAATTTCAAGATGGCAACTTCAGCCCAACCAATCGACCTGGACGACGCAATGGGCGATATTATTTTCATGCGATCAATACAGCGGATCTATCTGAAGCTACAGGGTTTCCCACACTGATCGATGGCACCATCTTTCGTAACAACGAGCGCCGTATGTTCTTGGGTGGAGATACCCATCAACGTCCAGGTCTTCTTCAAGTTGGAGATTATATCTACACCGGTTGGGCTTCACACTGTGTGCAGTACAACTTCACGGGAGCTGTGATTGGCTTCCACCGGACCACAGGCAAAGTTGTGGAAGCGTTTGCGACACAGGGCGGGCCGGAACCGATTACAGTCGAAGGTGGAGGTGTCTGGATGAGTGGTGGCGGGCTCGCCTATGATGGAGCTGGAAGCATGTACTTCTCAACTGGAAATGGCTATGCCGGACAGCTCCCCGAGAACGGTAGACCCGTGCAAGGGCGGAATCCTCCGTCTGCGCTCGAGGAAGCTGTCGTCAATCTTCGTGTGGGCGATGATGGCTCGTTGAAACCagtcgacttcttcatgcCCTGGGAGAAGGTGCAGCTAGATGGCGCCGACAAGGATCTGGGTACTACCCCATTCCAGCTATTGCCGCAAGACACTTTCTCTTGTCCAAACGACCGCAGGATCGGGATGGTGACAGGAAAGTCTGGAAAATCTTATTGGTTGAATCTCGATAATCTTGGTGGCTATCAAATGGGCCCGGATCGACTAGATGATGCTATTCAGGTCACTCAGAACGAGAACTCGGTATTCGCGGGTGCCGGCGTATTGCCTCTCGGCGGTGGCTATGTCTACGTGACGATTACAGGTTACCAGACCAAAGTCTTCAAGTTCAGCTGCAATTCAGCAGGGCGGGGTGTATTCACGCACGTTTCTGCCACCCCGGAGAACAACGCAGGCATTCTTGGGACAGGACACGGTACCGTCACTACGCTTGACGGACGTGAAGGATCAGGGCTGCTGTGGACGACCGATCGAGAAGGGCAAAACTTGCGGATCTACGAGGCCATGCCGCCTGCTGAAGGAGGCGATCTCAAGTTGATCAAAGCCTTCAATTTTCCCGATGTCACGAAGTTCGCCAAAATGTCCTTTGGAGATGGGATCGCCTATATCCCTACCACAAACGGTGTGCTCCATGCATATGGCTCACCAGTGACCTTGCCATTAAATTGCTCTTCGCCATATGACTTTCCGCGAACGCCGATTGGGAACACTTCAACTGCGCTGAAAGTTTCCTGCAAAGCGAATATCAAGACAAGCTTGAGTCAATTGAGCATCTCTGGCAACCCAAATTTCCGTATCGATGGCCTGCCAACTACGCCGCTCTCACTCAATACTGGCGATACATTCTCTTTCAATGCGTTTTTTGCGCCCAAGACAGTTGGACTTCTGTCCAGCGATGTACTCGCGAACACGAGcaatgctgttgctggcttCTCCACCAGCACGCCGATCACGCTTCGTGGAAATGCAACGTCAGCAACACCACTGCTAGCTATATCGCCTGGAACAGTCAGCTTTACCAGCATGGTAGGATCCGGACCAAGTTCCAACTCGGCCTTCTTTCGGAATAACGGCGACAGTTTGCTGACCTTCAAGAACGTAAGCTATTCGATCAAATCTGAGAGCGGTCCCTGGATCTCACCAAATGTCACACGTGATGGCAAAGCACAAGTCGGGCCTTTCACTTTCAGCAACGTTCCGACAACTATTGCAGCGAACGGGCAGGTAGTAGTGGGCATCACGTACAACGCTACCCAGGCCGGCAATCATGCTGTTTACATCAAAGCATTCTCCGATGGTGGAGACAAAATTCTGGATGTCTTTGGCACTGCTGGCAGTGCGCCTGTGGCAGTCGTGGAGTTTCAGTCTCCAACCAACTCGACATGGATGCCGTACACACCTGGTCAGAACTTTTCTTTTGGCGAAGTGCTCCAAGGCACGACCCGTAACTTGGTCCTTCGCATTACCAACAACGGCTCAGACACAGCTTCTCCATTGGGTTTGACAATATCCAAGCCACCCTTTGGTGTCCCAGGCATTGTGGGTGCGGCGAATAACATTGATCTGGCCGAGGGCACAAATATCCCAGCAGGTCAGAGCAGGAACGCCACTCTCTTCTGTGCTGTCCCGGAGTCGCAGGTGAACGTTCCAAATTTCAAGGGATCTGCCAAATGGACTTTCAACACGAACACTGATGGCGGTAAATTTGAGCTGCACTTCGACTGCACTGCCGTATCGCAGCAGCTAGGTCCGAAACTCGCCAATGGAACTTCACAGTTCGGATATGTAGGTTGCTTCCGCGACTTGAACCCAAATAGGCAACTTGCGACGATGCCTTATGGCGGCGCCCAAAATACCAATGGACAGTGCATGGAGCTTTGCGCAGCAGGGGACTGGAAATTTGCTGGCACGTCGTACAGAGAAGAATGCTGGTGTGGAAACGCACTCCCGCTCACGAAGGATGGCAACGATGATTGCAACTTTCGCTGTTCAGGAGCAGGGAACCAGACATGTGGTGGAGATGGGGTCTTCCATGATAAGAGCATGCTGTCCCTTTTTGCTGACAAGCAGAAGTTCGACGGCAACACTACTACCACACCCTTGACTATTCCGCAGAGGTCTGGTGAATACACGTACGCAGGCTGCTATAGGGAGACCACTGGCAAGACCTTCGATCAGAAGATGACAAACTCCAAGACGTTGACCGTAGACTCGTGCAGGAAATTTTGCGAGGGGTCCACGTTGTTCGGCGTGCAATGGAGCGAAGAGTGCTTCTGTGGCAGCACCATTGCTGCATCAGCGTCGCTTACCAGCGACACGGACTGCAACATGTCCTGCAAAGGTGACAACAGTCAGTATTGCGGAGCCGGAAGCCGCATGCAGGTGTATCGACTTGGTGGTACCTTGTCTTCAACGTCCACGATGTCCACGACATCTACGACCCCGACTTGCACCCCAACAACTATACCGAACACTCCTGCGCCGACCGGGATCAAATGTCCTGACTCAAATGGTACGACGGTAGCATCATTCGGACAAAATTTTGTCATCGAATGCGGCATTGACCATACCGGAGGCGATTTGGCATCAACTCAAGTGAACTCCTTCGCAGAATGCGTTGATGCTTGCTCGAGGAATGCAAAGTGTGTAGATGTTAGCTTGTCTGGCGTGGCATGCTACCTGAAGTCTGCACTCGGTCCTCCAGTACAGAATGCTGGAGTCTTGGGCGCGAGACTACTTCCACCAGTTCAGGATTGCCCCGGGAGCAgaacaacaacgacgacatcgcgaagcagcagtagcaCAAGTAGCCGAACTGCGACCAGTACAACGAGCTCGTCGATTGGTAAATCGAGCTCGTCAACCGGTACACTGAGCTCGACGACCGGTACACTGAGCTCATCGACTAGTGGTACACTTAGCTCATCGACTGCCACACCGAGCTCGACCACGTTGAGGAgcacgacttcttcaacaacgaCATCTTCACTTCCGACTGCTACTGCTGTAGCATGTCCAGAGAACAACAGCACAATGTACATATCGAACGGCCGTGCGTTCCTCGTGGAATGTGGAATTGACTATATGGGCGGAGACATGGGCAGCGTAGGTGCGAATAACCTTACTGCTTGTATTGACGCTTGTGCCGCAAGCCCTGGTTGCATCAATATTGCACTGTCCGGTGCGGCTTGTTACATGAAGAACAAGATCAACCAACCTGTCTACAATGGAGTCGCTGGAGCGAGATTCATCAGCACACAGTCGTCGACAACGACTTCTACGACCTCTACGACTTCTACGCctaggagcagcagcagcagcacgactACATCTTTGAGTTCATTTCAGACAACAGCGAGCatgacaacaacagcaaggtTGGTGACAACCACATCGCGACCAGCTACATCTTCGCTTACCACCAGTCGTagcacttcctcctcgacgacaacgacgcGGCCATCTTCGACGAGTGCATCTTCAGGAACAACGACGACAAGGTTGGTGACGACCACAGCGCGGTCAACTACATCTTCGCTCACTAGCAGACGTAGCACTTCCTCGTCTATGCCTCCCGCGGCCCCAACCACAATTGAAGACTACAAATACATGGGCTGCTACACCGAAGTTGGCGGACGTGCTCTGAAGCAGGGCACAACTACAAACGCAAACATGACCAACGAACTTTGTCAAAAGACCTGTCAAGGCTATCAATACTTCGCCACCGAATATGCCAACGAATGCTTCTGCGGTCGAAACCTCCACACCGACTCCCGTCCAGCAACAGACAATCGCTGCAACATGAAATGCGCCGGAGACAGTTCCCAAATCTGCGGCGGTCCAGATGGTCTAACACTCTACTCCCTTCCCAATCTCGACTCCTCTGCACCCTCTTCTCCGATCGTCGTCCCCTCCTCAAACGGTTACATAGCCCAAGGCTGCTTCAGCGAAAAATCGCAAGGCCGAGCCCTGTCCGAAATGTTCCTGACCTCCAACATGACCATTCCCGTCTGCGCCGCCGAAGCCAAAAAGCAAAATTCAACCTGGTTCGGCCTCGAGTACGCCGACGAATGCTTCCACGGCAAAACATTCGATTCCACTCCTTTGAACCAAACAAAATGCGACATGACCTGTCCCGGTAATAGCACAACCTGGTGCGGAGGTGCGGCGGCATTACAAATGTATCGTCTACCGCTGGAATGTCCGACAGACAACAGCACCATGTGGAACTCATACAATGGGACCGCGAAATTTGAGATTCAGTGTGGTATGGATCGCGCTGGAGGGTCGGCGGGAAGGTGGGAGGCGAGGACGTTTGAGGATTGTTTGAATGCTTGTGCGATGGAGAGTACGTGTAAGAGCGTGGCGTATAGAGGAAATGATTGTTACTGGAAGAATACATTGGGGACGATTGGGTCTGATGCTGGGGTGAGAGGAGCGACGGTtgtggagaggagggagagaCTCTCGAAGGTCTAG